A stretch of Myxococcus hansupus DNA encodes these proteins:
- a CDS encoding metal ABC transporter solute-binding protein, Zn/Mn family yields MPMRPTRLFAAVCAALTLFVAAPARADLNVVTTLPDLAALTKAVGGKHVQVQALALSSQDPHFVDAKPNLALALNRADLLIAVGLDLEIGWLPTLQVGARNSKILVGAPGYLVASQFARLLEVPTVQVDRGQGDVHPGGNPHFLYDPRQALAVAKGITERLAQLDPTNAEAYRANLATFTTDLEKARADWEKRLTALRGQPVIAYHRTTAYLSDWLGFETIAYLEPKPGIPPNPSHVAGVLAQGRQRKARMLLMESYYPDTTARLVASKIPAPLVTLHGGTDFKAGETYIQHINEMVERLEKGLAGKGT; encoded by the coding sequence ATGCCCATGCGTCCTACCCGACTGTTCGCGGCCGTGTGCGCCGCCCTCACCCTCTTCGTCGCCGCCCCCGCGCGCGCCGACCTCAACGTCGTCACCACGCTGCCGGACCTGGCCGCGCTCACCAAGGCGGTTGGCGGCAAACATGTCCAGGTGCAGGCCCTGGCCCTGTCCAGCCAGGACCCGCACTTCGTGGACGCCAAGCCCAACCTGGCCCTGGCGCTCAACCGCGCCGACCTGCTCATCGCCGTGGGCCTGGACCTGGAGATTGGCTGGCTGCCCACGCTCCAGGTGGGCGCGCGCAACTCGAAGATTCTCGTGGGCGCGCCGGGGTACCTGGTGGCCTCGCAGTTCGCCCGGCTGCTGGAGGTCCCCACCGTGCAGGTGGACCGGGGCCAGGGCGACGTCCACCCGGGCGGCAACCCGCACTTCCTCTATGACCCGCGGCAGGCGCTGGCCGTCGCGAAGGGCATCACCGAACGGCTGGCGCAGTTGGACCCGACGAACGCCGAGGCGTACCGCGCCAACCTCGCCACCTTCACCACCGACTTGGAGAAGGCGCGCGCGGACTGGGAGAAGCGGCTGACGGCCCTGCGCGGCCAGCCCGTCATCGCCTACCACCGGACCACCGCGTACCTGTCCGACTGGCTCGGCTTCGAGACCATCGCGTACTTGGAGCCCAAGCCCGGCATCCCGCCCAACCCGTCGCACGTGGCGGGCGTGCTGGCGCAGGGCCGTCAGCGCAAGGCGCGCATGCTGTTGATGGAGAGCTACTACCCGGACACCACCGCGCGGCTGGTGGCCTCGAAGATTCCCGCCCCGCTCGTCACCCTGCACGGCGGCACCGACTTCAAGGCCGGCGAGACGTACATCCAGCACATCAACGAAATGGTCGAGCGCCTGGAGAAGGGCCTCGCCGGCAAGGGGACCTGA
- a CDS encoding metal ABC transporter ATP-binding protein: MKTAEPTTHAVPASFSPGDALLTCEKLVIGYDGTAILPPIDLTIRRGQFVAVVGRNGSGKSTWFRTLLGMLPPVSGTISRASAQVRSAYVPQTSAIDGLLPLRADELTAWGRLRGWSFLWPFARKTDRDAVQTALETAGAKPFASRPYRELSEGQKQRTLLARLVATEADLVLLDEPTAAMDAVAERETMQRLCTLSRERGLGVVVVSHDLEVAAEHADVLVFVDRETSAFVVGDARTVFCHPAFRRQYGDEYCQRAPLGPHRGNDAR; the protein is encoded by the coding sequence GTGAAAACCGCTGAGCCCACGACGCACGCGGTGCCCGCCTCGTTCAGCCCGGGCGACGCGCTGCTCACGTGCGAGAAGCTGGTCATCGGCTACGACGGCACCGCCATCCTGCCGCCCATCGACCTGACCATCCGCCGCGGGCAGTTCGTGGCGGTGGTGGGCCGCAACGGCTCGGGCAAGAGCACGTGGTTCCGGACGCTGCTGGGCATGCTGCCGCCGGTGTCCGGCACCATCTCCCGCGCGTCCGCCCAGGTGCGCAGCGCCTATGTGCCGCAGACGTCCGCCATCGACGGGCTGTTGCCCCTGCGCGCGGATGAGCTGACGGCCTGGGGCCGGCTGCGCGGCTGGAGCTTCCTGTGGCCCTTCGCCCGGAAGACGGACCGGGACGCGGTGCAGACCGCGCTGGAGACGGCGGGCGCGAAGCCCTTCGCGTCCAGGCCGTACCGCGAGCTGTCGGAGGGCCAGAAGCAACGCACGCTGCTGGCCCGGCTGGTGGCCACCGAGGCGGACCTGGTGCTGCTGGACGAGCCCACCGCCGCCATGGACGCGGTGGCCGAGCGCGAGACGATGCAGCGCTTGTGCACCCTGTCCCGCGAGCGGGGCCTGGGCGTGGTGGTGGTGAGCCACGACCTGGAGGTCGCCGCCGAGCACGCCGACGTGCTCGTCTTCGTGGACCGCGAGACGTCCGCCTTCGTCGTGGGCGATGCCCGCACCGTCTTCTGTCACCCCGCCTTCCGCCGCCAGTACGGCGACGAGTACTGCCAACGCGCGCCCCTGGGACCTCATCGTGGAAACGACGCTCGCTGA
- a CDS encoding metal ABC transporter permease, with amino-acid sequence METTLAEPSKWEQFHLAFDLFRDPLLCALIAGGVLGFLSVYVVLRRMVFVSAAVAQSAGLGVALAFYAAIHLGTHVEPVIGATALALLATLLLMTEPAKLRLTKESLLGLAYALAGGAAVLVGDRIAQEAHDIQGILFGTAVLVTPEQLYTVAIAGGAVMFIQLWWYRGITFASFDRTGALVQGLPVRLLDGVLMVSIGVMVGVCARALGALPVFAFSTLSAIAALMLELRLPWTFFVATVMGAIAGVGGYLFAFFYDFPVGGSQTVFAAAMVAVATVVRMLVHAVQKAR; translated from the coding sequence GTGGAAACGACGCTCGCTGAACCGTCCAAGTGGGAGCAGTTCCACCTGGCGTTCGACCTGTTCAGGGACCCGCTGCTGTGCGCGCTCATCGCGGGCGGCGTGCTGGGCTTCCTGAGCGTCTACGTGGTGCTGCGGCGCATGGTGTTCGTCAGCGCCGCGGTGGCCCAATCCGCCGGCCTGGGCGTGGCGCTGGCCTTCTACGCGGCCATCCACCTGGGCACCCACGTGGAGCCGGTGATTGGCGCCACCGCGCTGGCGCTGCTGGCCACGCTGCTCCTGATGACGGAGCCCGCGAAGCTGCGCCTCACGAAGGAGAGCCTGCTCGGCCTGGCGTACGCGCTGGCGGGCGGCGCGGCGGTGCTCGTGGGAGACCGCATCGCCCAGGAGGCCCACGACATCCAGGGCATCCTCTTCGGCACCGCGGTACTGGTGACGCCGGAGCAGCTCTACACGGTGGCCATCGCCGGCGGGGCCGTCATGTTCATCCAGCTCTGGTGGTACCGGGGCATCACCTTCGCCAGCTTCGACCGGACGGGCGCGCTGGTGCAGGGGCTGCCGGTGCGGCTGCTGGACGGCGTGCTGATGGTGAGCATCGGCGTCATGGTGGGCGTGTGCGCCCGCGCGCTGGGCGCGCTGCCGGTGTTCGCGTTCTCCACCCTGTCCGCCATCGCCGCGCTGATGCTGGAGCTGCGGCTGCCGTGGACCTTCTTCGTCGCCACGGTGATGGGCGCGATTGCCGGCGTGGGCGGCTACCTCTTCGCCTTCTTCTACGACTTCCCGGTGGGCGGCTCGCAGACGGTGTTCGCCGCGGCCATGGTGGCCGTGGCGACCGTCGTCCGGATGCTCGTGCACGCCGTGCAGAAGGCGCGCTGA
- a CDS encoding isochorismatase family protein produces the protein MPTFRLKQDQAALLIVDIQERLCAAMDRDALDRMLSRTGAAIEGARALGLPILLTEQYPQGLGPTHSLLRMRALKDVKPVEKLEFSAAVPDVLAALGGRTQVLVAGMETHICVFQTVRDLAERGLSPFLLADAVLSRNSEDRQVGLQLCRDAGAHVATVEAALFDVLGRAGTPEFKQVSAAVR, from the coding sequence ATGCCGACCTTCCGCCTCAAGCAGGACCAGGCCGCGTTGCTCATCGTGGACATCCAGGAGCGCCTGTGCGCCGCCATGGACCGGGACGCGCTGGACCGCATGCTCAGCCGCACCGGCGCCGCCATCGAGGGCGCGCGGGCGCTGGGGCTGCCCATCCTCCTCACCGAGCAGTACCCCCAGGGCCTGGGCCCCACGCACTCGCTCCTCCGCATGCGCGCGCTCAAGGACGTCAAGCCGGTGGAGAAGCTGGAGTTCAGCGCGGCGGTGCCGGACGTGCTGGCCGCGCTGGGCGGACGCACGCAGGTGCTGGTGGCGGGCATGGAGACGCACATCTGCGTCTTCCAGACGGTGCGCGACCTGGCCGAGCGGGGCTTGTCGCCCTTCCTCCTGGCGGACGCTGTCCTGTCGCGCAATTCGGAGGACCGGCAGGTGGGCCTCCAGCTCTGTCGCGACGCGGGGGCGCACGTCGCCACGGTGGAGGCCGCGCTGTTCGACGTGCTCGGGCGCGCGGGCACGCCCGAGTTCAAGCAGGTCTCCGCCGCGGTGCGCTGA
- a CDS encoding tetratricopeptide repeat protein, which produces MLARLLRADEPSVHARAPWEDVADEALPPPRVRDGLGAAHLEVSTSRPQAQAWFDQGLRCLHLGWGSEARRAFAAATREDPALAMAWWGLALSRGPGARFAAARAEAMGHALALSEGTSDREQRYIVAASLLAEKGPANGRHAFVRDMECLIDRYPEDGDARLLLAGFLVDGYEPDGRPGQGQPYAQALLRELLRSHPDHAGVHHAWVQAMLTSGRPEAALESAQRLLSLAPRASPALLAAGRLLQRVGRVHEAQHALESAVAADDAYLAEEGLTVTDAPGAEAAMRLLSQGCAEAGQYGEAQAWARRLRQRMEGASGDNQGLLFAASTLVAAHLRFGFWRAAADVPLELSTTASSAELAYRDGLRLYTRGLCLLEAGRLGEVERTCNALDALHAPLVETRRSEDGALCPRDVARVVEVASQELRGALEARRGEVGRAEATLTRALRLERRLRTAGPPSFSRPAREALVRLRLRTGREDKALELARALVAERPASGHFRLLAAESQVALGAWSGAVEDFSAFLERWCCADAHLPELRRARAFIAGRGRLLRLVRPPEILALREPDVAPVSAQGTMSC; this is translated from the coding sequence ATGTTGGCGCGACTGCTCCGAGCCGATGAACCTTCCGTCCATGCCCGCGCACCGTGGGAGGACGTCGCCGACGAGGCCTTGCCGCCGCCGCGCGTCCGCGACGGCCTGGGGGCCGCGCACCTGGAGGTCAGCACGTCCCGGCCGCAAGCCCAGGCCTGGTTCGACCAGGGGCTGCGGTGTCTGCACCTGGGGTGGGGTTCGGAAGCCCGCCGCGCCTTCGCCGCGGCCACGCGCGAGGACCCGGCGCTGGCCATGGCGTGGTGGGGACTGGCCCTGTCGCGGGGCCCCGGCGCGCGCTTCGCCGCCGCCCGAGCGGAGGCCATGGGCCACGCGTTGGCGCTGAGCGAGGGCACCTCGGACCGGGAGCAGCGCTACATCGTCGCGGCCAGCCTGCTCGCGGAGAAGGGGCCCGCGAACGGGCGCCACGCCTTCGTGCGGGACATGGAGTGCCTCATCGACCGCTATCCCGAGGACGGCGACGCCAGGCTGTTGCTGGCGGGCTTCCTGGTGGACGGGTACGAACCGGACGGGCGTCCCGGTCAGGGCCAGCCGTACGCGCAGGCGCTGTTGCGCGAGCTGCTGCGCTCGCACCCAGACCACGCGGGCGTCCACCACGCGTGGGTGCAGGCGATGCTGACCAGTGGCCGGCCGGAGGCCGCGCTGGAGAGCGCGCAGCGGCTGCTGTCCCTGGCGCCGCGGGCCAGTCCCGCGCTGCTCGCCGCGGGCCGCCTGCTTCAGAGGGTGGGGCGGGTGCACGAGGCGCAGCACGCGCTCGAATCCGCCGTGGCCGCGGACGACGCCTACCTGGCCGAGGAAGGGCTGACCGTCACCGATGCACCTGGCGCGGAGGCCGCCATGCGGCTGCTCAGCCAGGGCTGCGCGGAAGCGGGGCAGTACGGCGAGGCGCAGGCCTGGGCCCGGCGCTTGCGGCAACGGATGGAGGGCGCGAGCGGGGACAACCAGGGCCTCCTCTTCGCCGCCTCCACGCTGGTGGCCGCGCACCTGCGCTTCGGCTTCTGGCGCGCGGCGGCGGACGTGCCCTTGGAGCTGTCCACCACCGCGTCGTCTGCCGAGCTGGCGTATCGGGACGGCCTGCGCCTCTACACGCGGGGCCTGTGTCTGCTGGAGGCGGGGCGGTTGGGCGAAGTGGAGCGCACCTGCAACGCGCTGGACGCGCTGCATGCGCCGCTGGTGGAGACGCGCCGCTCGGAGGATGGGGCCCTGTGCCCCAGGGACGTGGCGCGCGTGGTGGAAGTGGCCTCGCAGGAGCTGCGGGGCGCGTTGGAGGCGCGCCGGGGTGAAGTGGGCCGCGCCGAAGCGACGCTGACGCGGGCGCTCCGCCTGGAGCGGAGGCTGCGCACCGCGGGGCCCCCGTCCTTCTCACGGCCCGCGCGCGAGGCCCTGGTCCGGTTGCGGCTGCGCACCGGCCGCGAGGACAAGGCCCTGGAGCTGGCGCGGGCCCTGGTGGCGGAGCGGCCGGCCAGCGGACACTTCCGGCTGCTGGCGGCGGAGTCGCAGGTGGCGCTGGGCGCGTGGAGCGGCGCGGTGGAGGACTTCTCCGCGTTCCTCGAGCGCTGGTGCTGCGCGGATGCACACCTGCCGGAGCTTCGCCGCGCCCGGGCGTTCATCGCCGGACGGGGCCGTCTGCTGCGCCTGGTGCGGCCCCCGGAAATCCTCGCCCTGCGCGAGCCGGACGTGGCGCCTGTCTCCGCCCAGGGGACGATGTCCTGTTGA
- a CDS encoding Bax inhibitor-1/YccA family protein → MAWETSGWQASSSDAADSILVQESQRAFMSRVHGWMFIGLLVTGFTAALTFSNPAVFETVIQWRLGFIVAQLGAVFALSFLAPRLSGPVAGVLFLGYSALTGMTLSVLMAIYTMGSLAQAFFLTAAVYGAMAIYGTVTKKNLSAWGTFLFMGLVGVVLASIMNLFLRSDAMGFVVACASVVVFAGLTAYDTQKLRAMHAGAGYNSIAALSIVGALRLYLDFINLFIALLRLTGSRR, encoded by the coding sequence ATGGCCTGGGAAACCTCGGGGTGGCAGGCGAGCAGCAGCGACGCCGCTGACTCCATCCTCGTTCAAGAGTCACAGCGCGCGTTCATGTCGCGCGTGCATGGCTGGATGTTCATCGGCCTGCTCGTCACGGGCTTCACCGCGGCGCTGACGTTCAGCAACCCGGCGGTGTTCGAGACGGTGATTCAGTGGCGCCTGGGGTTCATCGTGGCGCAGCTCGGCGCCGTGTTCGCCCTCTCCTTCCTGGCGCCCCGGCTGTCCGGTCCGGTCGCCGGCGTGCTGTTCCTGGGCTACTCCGCGCTCACCGGCATGACGCTGTCCGTGCTGATGGCCATCTACACGATGGGCAGCCTGGCCCAGGCGTTCTTCCTCACCGCGGCCGTCTACGGCGCCATGGCCATCTACGGCACCGTCACCAAGAAGAACCTGAGCGCCTGGGGCACCTTCCTCTTCATGGGTCTGGTGGGCGTGGTGCTGGCCAGCATCATGAACCTGTTCCTGCGCAGTGACGCCATGGGCTTCGTCGTCGCCTGCGCGTCCGTGGTCGTCTTCGCCGGCCTGACGGCGTACGACACCCAGAAGCTGCGCGCGATGCACGCGGGTGCGGGCTACAACAGCATCGCCGCGCTGAGCATCGTCGGCGCGCTCCGGCTCTACCTGGATTTCATCAACCTCTTCATCGCCCTGCTGCGGCTGACCGGCTCGCGCCGGTAG
- a CDS encoding lytic polysaccharide monooxygenase auxiliary activity family 9 protein, with amino-acid sequence MTSAVQRCLGVSLAVVSMLSAGVALAHGSMEVPLSRVYGCFKEGPETPKSDACKALIQAGGTQALYDWNGVRQGNANDRHREIIPDGKLCSGANESHRGLDLARTDWPSTLIAPDAQGRFEFVFHATAVHATGYFRLYVTREGYNPALPLKWSDLEANPFCSITNVSAQNNRYRLNCPFPQGKTGSHVLYAIWQRSDSPEAFYACTDVKFSNTPPPPSSWRELGQVQAREDLPAGSSVTLRVFDAQGGDAESHVHPLPAATPAAQWIHGLAQRVNAASNRVQVGVLDTAGRVNPVQNATANRVYARDTGYTFQLDITKPPPGGNGDPIYPAGLESYTAGSVVRGTDGLRYRCKPFPYSGWCKGSALHYAPSTGMNWQDAWERIP; translated from the coding sequence ATGACCTCAGCAGTGCAACGGTGTCTGGGCGTTTCGCTCGCCGTCGTGTCCATGTTGTCCGCGGGCGTCGCCCTGGCGCACGGCTCCATGGAAGTACCTCTCAGTCGCGTCTATGGCTGCTTCAAGGAAGGGCCCGAGACGCCGAAGTCCGATGCTTGCAAGGCGCTCATCCAGGCCGGCGGAACCCAGGCGCTCTACGACTGGAACGGCGTGCGCCAGGGCAACGCCAATGACCGGCACCGCGAAATCATCCCGGACGGGAAGCTGTGCAGCGGGGCGAACGAGAGCCACCGCGGCCTGGACCTGGCGCGCACGGACTGGCCGTCCACGCTCATCGCTCCGGACGCGCAGGGGCGCTTCGAGTTCGTCTTCCACGCGACGGCGGTGCACGCCACCGGCTACTTCCGCCTCTACGTCACGCGCGAGGGCTACAACCCCGCGCTGCCGCTGAAGTGGTCGGACCTGGAGGCCAACCCCTTCTGCTCCATCACCAACGTCTCCGCGCAGAACAACCGCTACCGCCTCAACTGCCCCTTCCCGCAGGGCAAGACGGGCTCGCACGTCCTCTATGCCATCTGGCAGCGCTCGGACAGCCCGGAGGCCTTCTATGCCTGCACCGACGTGAAGTTCAGCAACACGCCGCCTCCGCCCTCTTCCTGGCGGGAGCTGGGCCAGGTGCAGGCCCGCGAGGACCTGCCCGCGGGGAGCTCGGTGACGTTGCGCGTGTTCGACGCGCAGGGAGGTGACGCCGAATCGCATGTCCACCCGCTGCCCGCCGCCACGCCCGCGGCGCAGTGGATTCATGGCCTCGCGCAGCGTGTGAACGCCGCCTCCAACCGCGTGCAGGTGGGCGTGCTCGACACCGCCGGACGCGTCAACCCGGTGCAGAACGCCACGGCCAACCGCGTCTACGCGCGCGACACGGGCTACACCTTCCAACTCGACATCACCAAGCCGCCGCCCGGAGGCAATGGCGACCCCATCTACCCGGCGGGCCTTGAAAGCTATACGGCGGGCTCCGTGGTGCGGGGAACCGATGGCCTGCGCTACCGCTGCAAGCCTTTCCCCTACTCGGGTTGGTGCAAGGGCTCCGCGCTCCACTACGCACCGAGTACGGGGATGAATTGGCAGGACGCCTGGGAGCGCATTCCCTGA
- a CDS encoding DUF7305 domain-containing protein, with protein MSGRWHLTAALALAMGGCTRGDLVAIVTTPDGGGTGASADAGTQDGGGPPDDWEAYCAGRGPPIFVGEAETDAHVCSGRLAEQTFRQALCTCEGLTLGASLDADAFRGSAGTYQPGGAGGDVGVNGALSANDTVNVGGSLRVGGAGGLQLGRAFYVGETLHSSGPLSGSPVSASVVGDARVRGDVSLPAFHVGGVLTVPEGATLGPVEASAVRREPVDPVTPCACDETAQVDVTGLIARHAHDNDNAAIGLDAAAMEDIEGERSLALPCGRFHLTRITGTGRATLTVRARTALFIEDIVDLAEGLTVDVQAPGELDLFLGGSVAVAGPLSLGSTATPSRVRVYVAGASVLALSAGSTLAGNLYAPHATLSLSGGAEVFGSVFVRHVEASGPLRLHYDADIRDAGAACSED; from the coding sequence ATGAGCGGTCGATGGCACCTGACGGCGGCGCTCGCCCTGGCGATGGGCGGCTGTACCCGAGGTGACCTCGTGGCCATCGTGACCACGCCGGATGGCGGTGGGACGGGTGCCTCGGCGGATGCGGGAACGCAGGATGGGGGAGGGCCCCCCGACGATTGGGAGGCGTACTGCGCGGGACGCGGACCTCCCATCTTCGTGGGCGAGGCGGAGACCGACGCGCACGTGTGCAGTGGGCGCCTGGCCGAGCAGACCTTTCGACAGGCGCTCTGCACCTGCGAGGGACTGACGCTGGGCGCCTCCCTCGACGCGGATGCCTTCCGGGGTTCGGCGGGGACGTACCAGCCTGGTGGCGCTGGGGGCGATGTCGGCGTCAACGGTGCCTTGTCCGCCAACGACACGGTGAATGTGGGTGGCTCACTGCGCGTAGGCGGCGCGGGAGGACTCCAGCTCGGCCGCGCCTTCTACGTGGGCGAGACGCTGCACAGCAGTGGTCCACTGTCGGGAAGCCCTGTCTCGGCCTCCGTGGTTGGAGATGCGCGCGTGCGCGGTGACGTGTCGTTGCCCGCGTTTCACGTCGGTGGCGTGCTCACGGTGCCGGAGGGCGCGACGCTGGGCCCTGTCGAGGCGTCGGCGGTCCGTCGCGAACCCGTGGACCCCGTCACGCCTTGTGCATGTGATGAAACCGCGCAGGTGGATGTCACGGGCCTCATCGCGCGGCATGCGCATGACAACGACAACGCGGCCATCGGGCTCGACGCCGCGGCGATGGAGGACATCGAAGGCGAGCGGTCCCTCGCGCTGCCCTGTGGCCGCTTCCACCTGACACGCATCACGGGAACGGGCCGCGCGACGCTCACGGTCCGCGCGAGGACGGCACTCTTCATCGAGGACATCGTCGACCTGGCCGAGGGGCTCACCGTGGACGTCCAGGCGCCAGGAGAGCTGGACCTGTTCCTCGGGGGCTCGGTCGCGGTGGCGGGGCCGCTCTCGCTGGGCTCCACGGCCACGCCGTCACGTGTCCGAGTCTACGTCGCTGGGGCCAGCGTGCTGGCGCTGTCAGCGGGCAGCACGCTCGCGGGGAACCTCTACGCCCCGCACGCGACGCTCAGCTTGAGCGGCGGAGCGGAGGTCTTCGGCTCCGTGTTCGTGCGCCACGTCGAGGCGTCCGGACCGCTCCGTCTGCACTACGACGCCGACATCCGGGATGCCGGCGCCGCGTGCTCGGAGGACTGA
- a CDS encoding tetratricopeptide repeat protein: MSDIREEGDDALTALLPPLDEAAGPARRISREKSAAMVLAALEASTLTVRAPRRPFGKRPPVCLMTGAILVAGAAAAIWSFTRSARTPEVQAKTAVEVKAAHAEAPRAVDAPGVTEPAREVLAQPESVSDVPASSEVTREVRAQSKDSGTVAFRAPAQGVDSSSGAPEVGTARPRQPASGVAPPAAARAAEDLLLKANGLRSKGQWKEAESLYLRVIRAQPSSLAAYVARVASGSLRLEHLGDARGALLQFKAALRLQPRGVLDQEAQHGLAEAHRVLGDRDAERRALESFLATHPDSPLGPSARARVQELSAR; encoded by the coding sequence ATGAGTGACATCAGGGAAGAGGGGGATGACGCCCTGACCGCGCTGCTCCCGCCGCTCGACGAGGCCGCGGGGCCCGCCCGGCGCATCTCCCGGGAGAAGTCGGCGGCGATGGTGCTGGCCGCGCTGGAAGCGAGCACGCTGACGGTTCGGGCGCCGCGAAGGCCTTTCGGAAAGCGGCCTCCCGTCTGTCTCATGACGGGAGCCATCCTGGTGGCGGGGGCCGCCGCCGCAATCTGGAGCTTCACGCGCTCCGCACGCACGCCGGAGGTCCAGGCGAAGACGGCCGTGGAAGTGAAGGCTGCGCACGCGGAGGCTCCGCGAGCCGTGGATGCACCCGGTGTGACGGAGCCTGCCCGCGAGGTCCTCGCGCAGCCCGAGTCCGTCAGCGACGTCCCCGCGTCATCCGAAGTAACGCGCGAGGTCCGCGCGCAGTCGAAGGACTCCGGGACGGTCGCTTTTCGAGCGCCGGCGCAGGGAGTGGATTCATCGAGCGGGGCCCCCGAGGTGGGCACGGCGCGACCTCGTCAACCAGCGTCCGGGGTGGCACCTCCCGCCGCCGCTCGCGCCGCGGAGGACCTGCTGCTCAAGGCCAACGGCCTTCGCTCCAAGGGCCAATGGAAGGAAGCCGAGTCCCTCTACCTGCGCGTCATCCGCGCCCAGCCATCCTCGCTCGCGGCGTATGTCGCGCGAGTCGCGTCGGGGTCGCTCCGCCTGGAGCACCTGGGCGACGCGCGAGGCGCCTTGCTGCAGTTCAAGGCGGCGCTCCGGCTCCAGCCGCGAGGGGTGCTCGACCAGGAGGCACAGCACGGCCTCGCGGAAGCTCACCGCGTGTTGGGAGACCGTGACGCCGAGCGGAGGGCGCTGGAGTCCTTCCTGGCCACGCACCCCGATTCACCGCTGGGACCGTCCGCGCGGGCGCGCGTCCAGGAGCTGTCCGCGCGATGA
- a CDS encoding RNA polymerase sigma factor, producing MRSLGSQPAGRSRAAEDPRILAAIQGEREATGALLSELLPRVRNLVRYLVRGDSDVEDIAQEALIALVRGLPSYRAEGRFQSWADRVVARTTFAWMKRSRGREAQHADAPVELVAVPSEDALPDEYVHRRRMMTLLDRLSNEQRHALVLHHVLELSVPEISSELGIPFETVRSRLRLGRTNLRALATAEDGGGEAQG from the coding sequence ATGAGGAGCTTGGGCTCACAGCCAGCGGGCAGGTCTCGGGCGGCGGAGGACCCGCGCATCCTGGCGGCCATCCAGGGCGAGCGCGAGGCGACGGGCGCATTGTTGTCGGAGCTGCTCCCCCGGGTGCGAAACCTCGTGCGTTATCTGGTGCGAGGTGACTCGGACGTGGAGGACATCGCGCAGGAGGCGCTCATCGCCCTGGTGCGTGGGCTCCCGTCCTATCGCGCCGAAGGCCGCTTCCAATCCTGGGCGGACCGGGTGGTGGCGCGGACCACATTCGCCTGGATGAAGCGTTCCCGGGGGCGCGAGGCCCAGCACGCGGACGCGCCGGTGGAATTGGTGGCGGTTCCCTCCGAGGACGCGCTACCGGACGAGTATGTTCATCGCCGGCGCATGATGACGCTTCTGGACCGGCTTTCGAACGAGCAGCGGCATGCGCTGGTGTTGCATCACGTGTTGGAGTTGAGCGTGCCGGAGATTTCGTCGGAGTTGGGCATCCCCTTCGAGACGGTGCGCAGCCGGCTCCGCTTGGGGCGCACGAACCTGCGCGCCCTGGCCACGGCGGAGGATGGCGGAGGGGAGGCACAGGGATGA